The Dreissena polymorpha isolate Duluth1 chromosome 4, UMN_Dpol_1.0, whole genome shotgun sequence region CATTAATTGTTTGCTTTTCAGGTAACGTGATACAAGTGCTATTAACTGTTGATAGAGGAAACAATTGGATAATATAATGTCAATTGTCGCTAACGTAGATACTTAATTAAGTAATAATTGGCTTCCACGAAAGTTTCGTGTTTCTAAAAATGTCATTTGATGCTTTGTAATAACATTTGTTACCACAAAATCgacttgttgcttattaatttgTTGTTATGGTAAGCTAATTCTAATAACCCATGTTTCACATATATATAGTCAATTGGTATTATGAAAGTCATTGATTCCAAAGAAAATATACGGATATTAGGGAAAGTCACTTGTTTCTAAGAAAGTCACTGGTTGTCGTTTATTGTCCATCACTTTAGAACGTTGACAGGCATGTTATGTAGTTCTTATTGTAAGACGTTAATGTCTTTGATTTACATTTGGAAACTTGGTATGGACCAAAAAGTTGCAATGCAAACCAATGCAAGAGAACACTGAAAACAGCCCTTAATGTGATCTTCCCTTGTGATGAATAACCTTTTAAAATTCAATAAGTATTAAAGGTTTCAACGGGAATTCTTGTCCATTTCGGGTACCGTTGAGAAAGTGTTCGAGAAATTGACGCTTATTAAAATGTAACGTTTCATGCGGAGATGATAGAAAGCGAGTTATGACATATGAACGTGAATTTGACCGAACCAATAATCAATTAAGCCAAACACATTCGGAATATAAATATTGCTTAAGTTCTGTTTGCCCGCGGTTTTCATAGCCTCGTTCTGTGAatacaaggcttaatgcataagcgtaaagtgtcgtcccagattcacATGtccagtcagcacaggctaatcaggggcaacgcttttatggaatgttcgCTTTAAGAGAAGACTCTTCTAAACGCAAATCCAgtccaggcggaaagtgtcgtccctgatcagcttgTGCGGACAGCGCGgaccaatctgggacgacactgcacGCATATGCACTAAGCAAAGTCTTTACAGAGTGCGGCGTATTAACTCACAGCCACAGAGTCCAGTGAGAGGTCAAAGTGCACGCACAGCTCCTTCCGAGAGTGCAGGTATTCCAGCCCGCGGACGACAGCACGGATCAGGGACAGACTGTGGTTGTGTAGGTTGCGGATGAAATCTGGATCGCCTCTTCGCGATCTCAAATGTTCGCGTAAACTGTATTTCAGTGGCTCGAATACTTGATACACTCGGCATTCTTTTGGACCAGGTATCCAAAACCCTTTCAGTTGAGCAAAATTAATTAGGTCCCCGTCACTGAAATAAAACGACATTGATAGTATGAAATCGCCATCGAGTGTGCATGTCTAAAACGCTATGTTAAAACACTGCTTATCATTCCTCTGAATGTAAATGTGTAAATTGGCTCCATAATGAAACTAAAGGAAGACCAACATAATTCCACAAGCGAGACCAATTAGCACTACCATTGTATTAAAAACGGACGCATTACATATAGTCACTATTAGAACCTAAGCTGTTAAAGAAAGATGTACATCAAAATTTACCAGTAGGCTGCTAATATTTTTTTGTATCTCCTTATTTCACAGGGCTCGACTTTTTGCGTCGGTCGTCTTATACAAACTGTCCTTCTGTGACCTGTAACCGATTCTGCCATGGTACCTGTCTTTATGTCCGCAAACAGTCCAGAGCAAATACACGTTTCTTCCACTGATATGGCATTTGGATCCAGCACATTGCGGGAAGGAAAGTACAACATACAAAAATGTTCCACCATGTATGTTATGATCTGAAACTCCGCCGATATCGGCTCACAAAGCTTCAGCACGTTTTCAACGGTCTTTGTCTCTTCTGGAAGAAGATTGACGAAGTTTTTGTCGACCTCGATCTGTGCTTTCATCCGCTGCTGCTGAGTATTTAGCAGATCGTACAAAATCTGCATGTCGGTCTGTACTATTTCGTGCACACCGAGTTTTTCTGTGATGTTGGTAAACACTTTCGCCGCGTACAATTCTGCTACACTTGTAAGTGCTTCGGTGTTCCCCCTCGCCTTTTCGAACTCCTTTTCCATTCCATATACGTGGAAGGTATGTTGCAAGCGCCTTATACCCACGTAGGGCAAACGACCAACAACAGTGACAAACACGAACGGTAACAGCGGGGCATATAGAACTAACCTGTCGAATTTTTTATGGAAAATATTCTTAACAAACTGGGGAAGTATATCTGTGCCTTCCTCATCAAGCGAAATATTTTCACCCAATTTCACTGGCTTTCCAGCTAAACCACGTTTTAAATTATCCAATTCCGCTTGAAACCTTGGAAAGGATCTGTTTATGTCACCTTTAATTTTTTCTAAGACCGCCTCCGTTATTTTTCCAGTAGCTTCCCATTGTGCAATCGTTTCCCTCAAGTGTTCGTAAACTTTGATCCGAACTTCTACTGCCGCCTTCTCCCATGTATTCTCTTTTGGCAATTCCGTTACTGAAAACCTAAAGATAAAATAAAGGTTGATAAAACGCCAAAATGTCACACGCTCGAACAGTACTTACTGCTGTAGATTTACTTAGTTTTTATCCAAACATGCAtcacaaatacttaaaaatatatacaccAAAATCTACCTGCAGACATGCTCTTTTATCTTTGTATCAAGTAAATGAATACGCAGTTCTTTGGACACATCTTCAACGGCTTTGTCTAACATTGTTATCTGATCCTCAAAAAACGTCTCCATATTTGTCAGCAGTTCGTTCAACCGAACATTTGCTTCTTCTGTCTTTCGCTTTCGCTCCTCGGCATTCAGTCTACAGTAGCGAAGATGTGTGCTAATGATACTCTCGCCACCTTCCAGATACTTCTGTAAGAACCTGTAATACACGGAGACTTAACTCGCATACAAGCAACGTCTAATGTATCCCTTAGCCACAGTACAGTTTACTACCTGTGGATAAAAGCATTATCGTGTAGTTTTTTTCGTACGAAAGAACCGCTTAATACAGTTTCAAATAACAAGATATGTTTAAATGTCTCGTCAAGGGTTTGAAGATCAGAAGCGAGCACCAAGTCCAATTAATCATTGTATACACTTTATAATATTGTAATGCTCGCTACataaatttcatttatatatatacatacaagtATCGCCTACCGCATTGCTTTGTACGTGCTCATGACTTGAGAGGCGGGAATCAGCTCCTTGAGCCTGTCGAACACGCGGCTGAACTTGGGACTAACGCAGCCCCGGTCCTGAATAAGCTGCGCCTCCCGAGTAGAGAATGGTATAACCTGGCTCTCCTGGCACCCCTTCCAGAGCTCCTGGATCTTCCGGGTCGTGTCCGTCAGTACCTCGTGCTTGTCCCGTTGTTGAACCTGTGCAGTGTAGAGAataatgagcctcgttctgggaaaattgggcttaatgcacgtggttaaagtgtcgtccaagattagcctgtgcagtccgcacatgctaatgagAGACAACACGTATCGCCaagacttgattttcgtttaaaagagacttcatataaatgaaaaattccataaaagcggaaagcgtcgtcgctgataagcctgtgaggactgcagaggctaatatgggatgacactttacgcacatgcatcaagcccagttttcccagaacgaagctGTTATATTTCTGCGCACGATTAGCTCACTGACTGAAAGTTATCACAATATCGGACGGAAGTGTTTTGAAATTGAATTGCCGATACAGCAGTGTGATGTATAGATAATTGCGCCTGAACTAATACATACCTTTTTGTATTGTAAGAGCAAGAATATATCTATCCCTAGGCAAGAAAAAgatatcagatttttttatttcagcGGAATTCGAACCTGAGACCTTTAGGAGTAAAGCTAACGCTCGGCCACAATACCATCCAATCTGTACAATTTGACCATTTTAAACACTGTGTATATAGTACACGTGTACACGTGTTTTGCAAATTATAGCTGAAAAGCGTTACATacgatttattatttaattgattttgaTTGATGATCAACCATCGTAGTTTATGCATTAGTGTTAGTCGGAAGTGTTAGTTCGCTTGCTCCAATACaacgaaaatttaaaaaaatatatatatatatttcatgtttaaagtGTCATTTTTCAATCTGTGTACAAGTGCATTTAGGTAacgaaaatataaaacataaaccaTCCGCTGTAAAACACGTGTATCACAAGAGTGATGTAGTCACCTCGTCCCACTTGTTGCAGATGAAGAGTGTCGTCTCTACCCCAGGCATTTCCTCCATCGTATCGAGAACTTTGCGGCATATATGGCTGATCAGGGCCTTCATCTGCAATTGAGTTTCTGAAATTCATCTGAattttcttggaaaactgggcttaatgcacatgtttgcacaggctaatcgggacgacacttttcgctttatttatttttcgGATAAAGGAAATCTGTTAATATCGACCAAAAAAGTTAAGGCGGAAATGGTCGTTTGTGATAAGCTCATGCGGACTGCACTTGCTcttctgggacgacagtttacgcagaTGCGTTTAGCCTCTTTTGTAACTTATTATATACGATCAGTTAGAAATAAATCGATTTTGTAAGGTTGTGTGTCGATTTCTGAAGTTATGTTGTGTCACACTAACACAACAGCAgcacatttattgccaaaaaatGACAGTCAACGTTTAACCATCACATAACCAACTGAAACGTAACCGTAGCTTAATTGCTCAATCCAAACACTGCACGGTTGAATCATTACAAAACGGGACACTTGTTGAACTATATTTGCTCAACCATTTTACACAAGAAATATAAGTCATTACGTGAAACCTACCCGTTCCTGCACCCCGCCGGCGTTTGTGATGTCGATGACGTAGATGAACGCTGCCGCTGTACAAACATAGTCCAGAACCATCGCGTTCATCTCCTCGGACTCCCCCACCCCGGGGCTGTCCACGATCACTACACCGCTCTGGTGAGAACACAACCGCATTATTACAGACGTAATCCGTTTGAATATCGATGGTAATATTAACATCAGACGTTCACTGCCAGATATTCGTGAAATGCAAAGTAGCTTTTATAACCACTACAGACAGCTGTTAGTTTATTCGCTCCGTTAGAAAAGGCTTAAACCTCATCGACAATTAGCATGCTCCTATAAAACAAGCAGTGCGAGATGAGTGAGACATTGTGAATAATTGTAATTCTAAGAGGAAATACCATATAATTCTCCTTTCAAACACGGTCTCATTGTGCAAGTGCcattaaaatatcaatttcattGGAGTTATTGCTTGAGGAATTTCACGTCTTACTAGTATTTGGGGACAAAAATACTTTTACGGGCTTTGGAAAACTGAGGTCTCCGCAGTAGAATTTGGGTGCTGAGCCTTCCCGTCACAGTAATGATCGCCAATTGCGAGCGCCAATGACATCGCCGCCTGAGCTTCGAAAGCTCTCTCTTATGATAGCaacgttttttaaatatgatatgcTCTCTTctaagaaataataatataatacgtCAATTGAATTAACCGTTTAATACAAATGTTCAACGGCCGTAACGACACACGCTAATACAATCAACTCAACCGACGCGTAATAAAATCAAAATGTAAACTAGACATACTTTGAGAATTTCGAAAGGACCAAATATCTGTATCTTCTTATAGCCTTTCGGATCCTCAATCTTTTTCTCCAGATCTTTCTTTAAAGTATCCTTTGCCACTCCGTCCTCACTAGACGCTTCGATCTGCTCGAACGTACCGTCTGCCGCGTGGAATACCGCCCTGTAGTGACCCGTGCTGCAGTAGTGCAGCTCACATATAGTGTGTGTGTTACTGAGCAAACTGCAGGGCAGGAAGTGGTCACCTAGCAACAAGTTGATGAATGTTGTTTTCCCAGCCCCAGTCTCGCctgatataaataaaataagtttttttcttGTTATCACGTATAAGTGTATTAAGCAAAATGGTAATATCTGACTACTAATTACTAAACAAATGAGATACTCTGATTTACAATTTGAATGATAACTCGAGTTTAACAAGGCAGTTTGTTCCCAAAATATTAGACAAGATAAGCTTGTAATTTTCTGGATAACTCTACGGGCAGAAATGTATGAACCGCTTTGTATTTAAtagttttagttaaataaaaaatgGTTTGAGCTATTTTACATCAGATATTCAACATCCATATGATGCTTCATAAAAcagtcaaaataaaaatataagggAATCGAATTTTATGTCTATTTGTTAGAATATATTGAACATTGTGAAGAAGTTAATTAAGCCCATGGCTCATTAATGGCTTAACACGTTGAGGACGATCTAAATTGCAAATGTTCTGCACATACATgcagcttaataaaaaaaacaatccatTGAACATTAGCATTCGATTATCGCTAGGCTCAAGTAAGCCTGAAAGCTAGCACgataaaatgagtcgcgttctgaaaaaaactgggcataatgcatgtgcgtaaagtgtcgtcccagattagcctgtgcagtccgcacaggcttatcagggacgacactttccgcctaaacttgattttcagtacttaaggagggacttccttgaaactaaaaatactataagagcggaaagtgtcgtccctgataagcctgtgcggactgcacacgctaatctgggacgacactttacgcacatgcataaagccccgttttctcagaacacgactcaaatagaGGTTTTTTTCTGAGAACCATCAGTACCTAAGACCAAAATCCGGGCGACGTTGTTGAGCAGATTGTCTCGTTCCTTCGACAGGTCCGCATAGGTGTCGGGGAAGTGTTTGAAGATATCAGCAATGGCGCTGTTATCCGCTGAGCTCAGTTGCAGAGTATGGGTGAAGTCCATCGCCTTGCTGTAAATGTCTGCAAGGGCCTCCATGCGAGGCTGTTCATAGCGCTTTGCGGCATCCAAGAACGATTCAGTCTGCAAAGGGGGCGTTTTGTTTCATGTCTTGTATCCAAGATCTATcaatgtttattgatagatcttcgCATTAAATTGAACCTCAGTCAAAGTGTTGCGATAATGCTATTCTGCTAAGTTTTAATACCACTTGTTTATTTAATAGCATTGAAACCGaacaatatttcatttcattgtattattgctaaatttaattttattgcgATTATATGGGTTTATTAATTTTtcgtttttgtttataaataaaatgtcaatattagATGCGGTGCTACATTTTGGACAAATAATAATGGCTtctttacaatatttattactaAACAAGTACGTGATTAATAAATGGTATCAGGACATCATCATTGttggaaaaaaatacaacaaatattaTGCTCATGTGACGATGAGCTGTACATGCTTAAGTCGAAAATAAACTTTCTGTTTTGTTCTATGTAATATGTAGGTACGAACAATGGTGTAATCACACCAATGATAAAGGCAACACTGACGTCATACTGATCAAATTCGCTTAGTTATTAATTCAGCAAAACACACACccttcattaaaataaataagacCGTTTACATCCGCTTATGGAGTGGACGGTGTATGGCTCCAATACGTGGATACACTTCTcttcaaatattaaaacaattcatcAACGTTTTTTTAATCTCAAAGAAACTGCTACGATTATCGACGGATTTTGACGGAATAAGCATGCAGGCCATGTTAAACCTATCGTATACCATGGGCTTATTATCACGAACAATCGAACATACTAAAGTCAATATTCTTACTCAACTTCGagcttttttttcaattgttgatATGAATTTGTATATCATGCTCAATTTTGTATTCACAAAAGCTCATTTTGAGTCCGACTCAACCCTAAGTTTTAGGAGGAatacaaaatgttgttgtttctttcgttcaaatttgggtccagtagggggacccattcccaaagggaaaaaggtatatattttcccaaatgggacccaaaaattcccaattaaaggtttccaaagaattttttaataagcttaaacatgtaaaattatcTCCAAATCTAGCTGTTGCATAGTGTATCTAGATACAGACTATAGATAGCTGCATGCTTGAATAACCTTACTATTACATTGTACAGTGAGCTGATAAGCCAGTCTCACTTGAGCCACCAACGTAGTAACATCATTAAAGAGTATAGCgcacatttgtgtttgttattacaAAGACTATTCACATGAGTTAATGAACAACTACGTATAACATCAAATATGAAACACTAGCTATATAaattgaaccttagaaaatatactATAGATAtcacttttattttaaagtatttgtaagcataaaattaaCAACTTTAATTGCGCAATTATATGCGAAAGTATGCGATAATTCCCAAGCCAAAGAGACCTGGCCCCAGTcacaaaaatggtgaaaaaacacactggGATGTGAGTACATTCTTATAGCTGAGATTTGAGAGTGTTCGTGAGCTGACTGGTATTCAGCCAAGAGATTACTCAAATATCATCTTCCGAGTTTAGTTAGAAAAAAAAACGAGAATTTTCATGATAACTGATCCCGTTGCGCTTATAATTTATAACACTGAAAGCGAAAGTACTGACCTGTTTTCGTGATTTTCCTTTACAGTGAAGTTGATACTTTAATTCCAACTTTAATCTCGCCACATCTTGAGGCTTTATTTCCTGATAAGCCACTTTTTGGTTCCGACATGCTGTGATTGCCATTTTCATGTTACTTATTCGATCGATTTCGTCTTCATCCATTGTGTCTTCCCTTAATCCCGCTATTTCTCACTGCTATGAAGCTAGATATCCACTGTAAAGCAAGTAGTGTAAAACCCACTTTCAGATAAATCGCCATAGTTTATCAGATACATGACATGTATTGACCTCAGCAATCAGCTGATGCCGCAAGTATACGAGGTTTAATTGAACTCACTGTGATGATAAACGTTGAAATCGACTCAACAGGAagtaaaaataaaactttattaatgGACTTGATTACAGTGTGCGTTTTTTAACTATCATAAAATTAATGtactaaaacaaacaaaaaaccctgatatttggaatagtttaaaataattataattgcaCGAAAAATGATGTTAAAAACGTGCATTTTCCAGGGAAATCAACGAACGGATTTTAAATATACACttctttaaggggccttttcacagattttggcatgaattgaagtttgtcattaaaaactttatattgataaatataaacattagatctaaaaagctccagtaaaaaatcaaaaataaaatttaaaaaaacaccaaaagTTACCCTCAACATGGCTCAAACTACTCACCACTGACTGGAGTAAAAAAATCGACAATTTAAACCAGTCGGCCATCCTTGCACATGCAATAagtgtgtgtatgtcagagtttatttacaggtcatcgctgagtcttcacgactaccttatgtgctgaccagggcccgtattcaccaaacaattcttagacgtaagtctaagaataaagaaaattctttatttagaatattcaagaatttctttaattttgagtcaaactctacAGTAAACATCTCAatttatattattcttcatatagaacattttgtatttatataagcaatcctcgtagtttcacaaaataaaacgacaacaatagaactctccaaattattcaatcgtttcgcgttggaacaatttctaattTTCTGGgttgtaacataacgcacacaaaacgcacatttggggcattgttggatttatataatgatcgaaatttgtaccacatttcatacaatcttaaataggcagccatctggatcaacaaatcattagcctcgggttataattaccggacacgaatatttgcttaccgtatgtaccaatcttcggtcatttccgtatgtattcgttaggtgtccgttgcatacgtatatttaggttgcagacacgtgacttaacaaacggccaatcagaattgtacatgtagacacgtgacgttacacagccaatcagaattgtacacataacaattatcaaagctttcgttgtttatatcaatatttatggagagtcttacttaaacggccgaacatacaagtcgcattattgctggctttcgcgggatgggcccgttgcgggcttcgcatgtatcttgtatttgacaaacattttggaaacgttgtgttgtgttaataagcagaaataaaacgcaaagaaatcagaaatgaactttgttggttactgtgtattatcaacgaacaatacgcaattacgctacagggttttaaatcgtcaaaagatgcatataatgactattttagagcatgataaatgttcagtattactgtttgcttcataaatattataactaaaacgaaaatttgcgaatctgaaacatttttttatttagtcaatttaccaaaacgtgaaaaggcccctttaaaaaggaataataatttgtttgtttaagtatatataatacatttggaatcatttttaaagaaaattgtcactttgcaaaactgtgaacaagtccctatTAACGCAAGATCGAGTTCAGATTTGAGACCCGGTGTGGCCCAGCAAGCAAAATATAATCCtgcaaatatacatatacattttaattggaTCTACCGTATGTGGCATATTACTTATAAATATACAGATCGATAGCAAAActtcataatttatttaacaaaaacatttcagGCACACGGTGATTGAGGCAGAAATTTTGACTAGCTTTTTTACCATGACATATTTATTCCGTCCCTCACCGTCTTGAGCTCATTGTCTCGCAGCTTCTTGAACTCCCATGTCTTTCGTATTGGATGCGAAACCCATATAAGACCAACATGGGTTGTTCTTATAGGGCCTAAATAATGTGCTTGCTGAGATAATGGTAATGCTCTTTTTTCTTCTATTCACCCTTAGCTGGATAAAAATGAAGGTTCTTATGGTTGGTTATTATCATTCCTAGCAGGGTTTATCATCAGAAGCGTTTTATCTGAAGATTAGGGGCCGAATTATGGTCCTTCGAAAATTTTGACATAACATACCATTTAACTTATTTTTCGTAGCCATTAACTTGAACTCGAAAAACTGATCAACCGTAAACATAACTGTATGGGCTTACTTGAGCTTGTTGACATGCGTACATGGGTATTTGTGCgtcttaacccattaatgcctagagcgtctagaaaaaaggctttggcaaacagcataaacccagatgagacgccgcatgatgcggcgtctcatcagggtctgcgctgtttgcttaaagaaatttctgtaaaaaatattctaaatatagaaataaatactagacatccctaattttggaaataaactgatccaatttagaaggatgggagagtccactaggcataaatgggttaaagtgtgGAGGTGAGTCCTTTACATACGCAGGTTGGATCGTTTCTTACTCTATGTCTGGTGtgtttgtatttacatgtgaACATTAGGGATTGAAGCTTTATGACTTTCGTATCTTTATCATTGTATATGACCAGAGATCAAACATGGGGCAAACAAGTTGTTTTCACTTTTATGTCCAAACAAGATAAATGAGGTAGGTCGAccaaaaatgtgttcttaaaattGTGTTTGTTGCAAGAGCTATAATACACGTTATGTAACCTTAAGTGTTAACAAAAATCCGTACTTTTTAAAACCatgaaattaatatattaataaacaatacTGAGTgctgtaatatttggaatagttttaaaTATTAGTTATAACAAGGGAAAAATTTGCCTGACTTGGGGATCGAACCCTGGACGTCTAGAACAAAAGCAGCGAGCACTTTTCAATTTTCACGatttctatttttttattatcaataaacGAGCATATTTGGAACACGTGTCTCAGTCAAGAGTGTTAATTTGATTGTTTGAAAGTAATGCACACACTCTTCTTTTTTAATCtatgacattttgtttaattttcatttttcttaactgtgttttagtcattttaatcaGAATGTCTCATCACAGTAATCTTCTAAATCTCAACCATATTTCCTATACGTTATTTGTAATACTTCATTCAGCTCAACCATATTTCCTATACGTTATTTGTAATACTTCATTCAGCTCAACCATATTTCCTATACGTTATTTGTAATACTTCATTCAGCTCAACCATATTTCCTATACGTTATTTGTAATACTTCATTCAGCTCAACCATATTTCCTATACGTTATTTGTAATACTTCATTCAGCTCAACCATATTTCCTATACGTTATTTGTAATACTTCATTCAGCTCAACCATATTTCCTATACGTTATTTGTAATACTTCATTCAGCTCAACCATATTTCCTATACGTTATTTGTAATACTTCATTCAGCTCAACCATATTTCCTATACGTTATTTGTAATACTTCATTCAGCTCAACCATATTTCCTATACGTTATTTGTAATACTTCATTCAGCTCAACCATATTTCCTATACGTTATTTGTAATACTTCATTCAGCTCAACCATATTTCCTATACGTTATTTGTAATACTTCATTCAGCTCAACCATATTTCCTATACGTTATTTGTAATACTTCATTCAGCTCAACCATATTTCCTATACGTTATTTGTAATACTTCATTCAGCGAATGCTATTATTTGCAGCACCTCTGATCGAAAACTCAACACTGAATATCAACAAAGGTTTAGGGTAAGTACTTACAGAGGTCGATAAGGTCCGTGGAAACTCACAACTTTGTTTCCCGTCTCATGGTCTCTTGATTTATACATTCACGATATTACGATGCATGCGATTCGGTCATTATGGAAAGTATTGTTGCTTGTTTGTATGCAACTATATGAGAATAGTTGTTCTCGTGAAGTTGCATAGGCTTATGGCCTCTGTGTGTTTATATGGATAAGCCAGtggcgtgtttttttttcacaaaataagactcaggcccgtagccagggttttgaaaagggggggggtgcgaattttcccatcaacgagtGTTATTGAGCaatgagcaacgaagtggcgaaggagGTAGGTGCGGGAGAGGCTGgccccctcctgcaatcgggggatTTAGAGGTCCTCCCctagaacattttgaaaatgtaactaaaaatcatgcattctgGTGACCATACTCAGTTACTGACAAAAAAAATGTTGGGTGCGAaacctggctacgggtatgtaaAGTTGACGCGTGATATCTCTGCATAACTGCTTACTAACCTTACGTAAGTCAGTGAATATACAACGTGTCTTTAAGGTCATAGCTTAAAAATGGTAACCCTTGAAAACAAATCACAAGAAGATGTAGTTCTTTTTTGTACGGTAAAAACACCTCAAACACGTGACCATTGTGTTTATCGTTAGATATTTATAGGAAGGCGTCAAAACGATGACAATGACGCGACAGTACAATGGTGataacaataaatcaaaatgacGATAACGCGTCTCCATGTCAGTAACATGATGATAACGCAGCAGCACGACCGTAACAGCACGATATAATAACGCATTATAAGCAGAGTACAATCGTAGTATCGTGTCTTCGTCACCTACTGTCGCGTTGTCATCATCGCAACGTCGCGttatcgtcatcgtattgtcgttTTGTCGCGTTCTCGTCATCGTACCGTTGCGTTATCGCCATCATACTGTCGAGGACCAAAATTTTAATTAAACTCAATTCAATGACGATAAACCTTACAGGATTTCGTTGAGAAAGTC contains the following coding sequences:
- the LOC127878040 gene encoding uncharacterized protein LOC127878040 encodes the protein MDEDEIDRISNMKMAITACRNQKVAYQEIKPQDVARLKLELKYQLHCKGKSRKQTESFLDAAKRYEQPRMEALADIYSKAMDFTHTLQLSSADNSAIADIFKHFPDTYADLSKERDNLLNNVARILVLGETGAGKTTFINLLLGDHFLPCSLLSNTHTICELHYCSTGHYRAVFHAADGTFEQIEASSEDGVAKDTLKKDLEKKIEDPKGYKKIQIFGPFEILKSGVVIVDSPGVGESEEMNAMVLDYVCTAAAFIYVIDITNAGGVQERMKALISHICRKVLDTMEEMPGVETTLFICNKWDEVQQRDKHEVLTDTTRKIQELWKGCQESQVIPFSTREAQLIQDRGCVSPKFSRVFDRLKELIPASQVMSTYKAMRFLQKYLEGGESIISTHLRYCRLNAEERKRKTEEANVRLNELLTNMETFFEDQITMLDKAVEDVSKELRIHLLDTKIKEHVCRFSVTELPKENTWEKAAVEVRIKVYEHLRETIAQWEATGKITEAVLEKIKGDINRSFPRFQAELDNLKRGLAGKPVKLGENISLDEEGTDILPQFVKNIFHKKFDRLVLYAPLLPFVFVTVVGRLPYVGIRRLQHTFHVYGMEKEFEKARGNTEALTSVAELYAAKVFTNITEKLGVHEIVQTDMQILYDLLNTQQQRMKAQIEVDKNFVNLLPEETKTVENVLKLCEPISAEFQIITYMVEHFCMLYFPSRNVLDPNAISVEETCICSGLFADIKTGTMAESVTGHRRTVCIRRPTQKVEPCEIRRYKKILAAYCDGDLINFAQLKGFWIPGPKECRVYQVFEPLKYSLREHLRSRRGDPDFIRNLHNHSLSLIRAVVRGLEYLHSRKELCVHFDLSLDSVAVDMRGEIKLNNICLVRPVHIRLQSNDGKLNVIKYVHLAPNLLDGKCISRCDADVGEFSLVSSASYGTREDMYSVGIIMWEMWRGEEFAGECGTIEVKNNQDQETGSNIQNLTEQLSDKLRSMAPKRADFFNDNVEPLLPGTWWTTMSNCLNMWKNLSAMSWLKDWHGVVDYPLVTIASKPSKDYQCEHL